The nucleotide sequence CCGAACCGCGGACTACATCCTTGATGATCTCTTGTGATGTCTCTTCCGGAATCAATCCGCTAAGGCTGCTGCTGAACGTTACTCCCTCATTGAATCTTTGCAAATCGAAATGAAGTGGTGCTCGTTTTACTAGTACCATGCTATTCATGAATGATTGCCCCCTTTTAGATGCGCTGCAATTTACGCAGGTCTGAGATATTTGGAATAGTAGACTTTTGGCTAGCTTGTGGCTTTGCTCCAGGAGTAGTTCCCCGCGGTGTTTCGTCTGACTTCAACCAGGGTTTGGAAGTGATCAACTCAGTCACATACTTATCGATGTTTTTAACCTTGCCTGCATCCGTCACTTCCACCTTAGACAGATCAGCCAGACGAATCGCATCCGACAATTTATCTGGGTCAATCCCCTGCTTTATTGCCTCCAAAGTGAAGGCATTTTCAATCCGGAGGGATTGGATTGTACCATTGGCGTTCTTCAGGTCAGTTTCCCGCTCTAACAACTTTTGTTCAGCAGTTTTTTCAGCCTCTTGCTTTTGCTTATGGGAATCAACGATCCCCTTTAAGTCATCTGTCTTTTCGATGCCCAGCCCTTTCAAGAAGTCCCTGACCGCTCCTTGTAGTGCGGAATCGTATTCCTCTTGTGAGGAAAAGGCTACCGCAGGCTTACTTTCCCCGCCCTTATCGCCGCTACCATTTTGTTGTGCGCCTCCGTCATTTGCTCCAGCAACTCCACCGGAACCACCGCCTCCATCGTTACCACCTTGCCCACCTTCCCCTTCGCCATCATTGAATCGTTGCAAACGGAATAACCATTGAGACTTTTTCACTTTGTTCCTTCCCCTTCCAGATTTTGAATTTCTAAAGACACATAATCCGGGTATTGTTGTGCTATTGCTTGAATCCCCAGCAACGCGGTTTGCATGATGGTAGAAACCCCAGCACATACAATGTCCTTGCCATGCTCAGCATAATTCGCATGACCAATGGCATGGATTTTCATTTCACCGTTGTCCAGAAATGCTTGAATCTTGATCACATCGATCTCGCCTCCTTTCAATACCAAAATAAAAAAACCGCCAACATAGCTCGGTTTTCTACAGTAAAAAAACATGGTATAATCTACCAGGATAAACCTCCTGGAGGATTGAGGAATAAATGGTACATCATCTTAAAAGAGCCTTTATCTTTTCAATCATTATTAATCTTCTTTATTACGTTGTTGTACCTATCATTTCAGGCATGTTCTTAACACATTTCTACGTACCTGATGTTGTTAATGCTTATGATAATGTGAAATATTTACAAAACGAAGTTGAGTTTGGCGTAATTAACAGAACAAACTTTTCCAGCATTCTCTTAAGTCTTCTTGCTGGCATAGGCATTTACGGTTTACTCATCACAACTATTCACTTTTTCAAAAAAGGCCGTCCTTAAAGTAGGCTAAACCGAAATCCCTTTCTCCCGTCTCCATTCCTCGTATGTTCGAGCTGAGGTGTATCCTCTCTCCTGATCAATCCGGTAAGAGCGCTCGCGTTCCAACTTCTCCAAGACCTTCGATTTCAATACTGGCCGCCAGTACGATCGGCAATTTGGATGATTTGGTATGCGTTCACCCTCACGCCCTGGATTGTCGGCTGTATCATAGTCAAGCGGATATCTCTTGCCGTCTAGCTTGCGGCACTCGGAAGAAGTCCACTTGTCCAACGTGGCACAAAATTCTTTTTCACTCACAATATCTGAATTAGCTTGGTAAGCCATCGTTTGCCCTTGGGCAGCAGCCCGGTTTAGTTCTGTACGAGCAAGGCGTTGGGCGCTTGACCAACTCTCTGATGTTCTTTTCGTAATCTCCTTAGCTGTTCGGGTCACACCCCATCCCTGAGTTGCACCCTGAGTAATTACATCTTCCATGGCTGCCGCCAACAGGTCAGTACGCATGCGAATCCGTATGGAAAAATGCCTGCCTTTCCATGGTCGCTCCAATGCAGCAAGTACCATCCCGGTATTGATCTGTGGAAGCCGAACCTCTACTTGTGCATCCTGTTCAATAAAATAGAGGTGATGGAACAGGCTGAGCTTGTACTCTTCCGCCCATTTGATTCGTAGTTGCTGCTCTTCTTCCATTCGGAGGGTGTGCAAGATAGTTTTTATGCTTGTCATGATGAGGTCGAGCCGTGCGGCGTTATAAATCAAGGACACTAGTTCTTCTCCGCTTTCAGCAAATCGGGCGTGGAGGTCAGTGATTTCTTGCACAATGCTTTTATTGGCTTTGGAGAACAGCTTTTTTAATTTGACCCCATGCTTTTCAATTCTCGCTTCCATTTCCTCTTGATAGCGTTCCTCTCTGCTCATGCAGCGTCACCGTCTGGACTGTTTTCATCGTCAGGGGGCGCATCATTATCTGTCGGCTCCTTGTCCTCCAATGCGTCGGGGTCGAGTATCCTCATTCTGCGTTCGGCCTCTTCGTCTTGTTCTTTCAGCAGCTTTTCACGAGATGCACGCGGATCATCCACAAACGGCAGCAGTGCCAGTCTTTCCTCATGGGACAACTGACCAACCAGTTTCGTCACGATCTCCACCATTTCCACCAGATTCACTGGCATGTTCTTGCTGAACTTCACATCGACAGCTTGATAATCCCACTGTTTTTTGTGTTTTCGATTCAGCATGCCAGTAAGAATACGAATTCGATTACGAAACCCTTTTCCGTACTGGCGCATCTTTATGCCCGCCTTAATGTCGGCATGGTAAAAGATGATTTTCAACGCGATTCCTGACGGAGCAGTCCCCACTTGGTCAGGGCGTAGGTGTGGTGTTCCAGTTTGATCCAGCAAGGATTCAATTAGTCGATTGATTGTGTTTTCTTCATGCTGGTCCTGCAAATCCCAAGTGATCGGCACCGCCTTACCACCAACAAGAATTTGCGATGTTGACCACATTTTCGCTAGATATTGCTTTTTCTTCTCTACATCGGTGATCAAACTCCCTTCCGAATCGTAAAGAATCAAATCGTCCAAATCGAGGTCCTCAAACAGCACTTTCGGATTTTTGAAGTATTCCTGCACATCTACCTTACCAGTGACAGCCTTGTTAATCGCGTCCATAAGATGCTTCAGGTCTGAAAGATCGCCCATCCCCTCAACCATCCCATCATCGCGGTTTTGCTGATGTTTCCGACGCCGATTGACGTAGTGCGTCCAAGGGACAACGGGCTTCTGCTGAAACTTACCATCTTGGTCCTTTACGCGGACAGTGATATTATGCGAGACGGGATTCTGTTCCCTGCTCATATCCAGAACAAAGGCAGTCCCTTCTTGTCGGAGGTAAGTAATCTCGTTTTCATCGTAAACTTCTACCAACATAGTTTTGGTGTTTCTGCTAACATCCGTCATCGTATAGTACCGAATAACCGCAATCAGCTTAGCTTTAACCGTTGTGTCATACACAGCAATGCATTCGTCAGCTTTGAACTCAGCAATGCATATCTGACCATCCTCGTCGAAGTAGTAGTATTCGAAAACCTCTCCGTCAATTGAACCGTCTTCGATAATGTCATAAGACAAGCTCTCTTCATCATTAGCCATCAGGACAGCTTGCAGCTTTTTAACGTACTCTTCTACGTCTGTCCCTGCCTCATTGGCAGAATAGCGAATAGGGTTACTCGCAATGTATGAAGTTCCGAAATCGATGATTTTCCGAGCAAAATTCAAGACTATTTTGTTATTCGGTTTGCCCTTTTCCTCTTGCTTGTAGAGAATGTCCTGGTCTCCATCGACATACCTTCGCATGAGCGAATAGTCCTTCGTCTGGTGTTTTTTTATTAGGTCTGATACCCAACGCCACGAATTATTTGCTTTGTTCTCTTCGTAAAACTCCTCTAGGAGCATCGTTTGCATTTTCATCACCCCCTGAATTGTTTTTTGGAACCATAACCATAACTGGACGTATACAATTCTTGAGGTGATTGAATTGGCTACGTTTTTCTCTTTTTTGTGTGCGATTTTTTTATTTGCAACGATTATCTTGGCTATCATTTTCAGGAGAAATAAAACGGCAAGCCTTGGAATTATCCTAGCAGGCTTAATGGTTTGTATCCCACTATTTTTCCTTGCAGATTGGGGATTAAAAAACCAACACAAGGCCGAAATAAATCGTGTAATTACAAAAAATCATGGTACGGTTATTGAAATTGATAAAGTAGATGCAAAGGAAACTCCTTTTTATCCGGAAGCCAGTGCATCCAACCGTTATTACAAGGTAACTTTTGAATTGAACAACGAGAAAATCATTGGCTGGTATAGAGCTACTAATTACATCAATGACATACACGCCACACCTTCAAAAGGATATCCTGAAAGGTGGATTTTACCTGGGTCTTTTGATACCAGTCACTAGGCCACTTTCCAAGGAATGACCTTGAATCTACTGATAAGCAACTGATGGAACACCTTGCTGTTCCAAACCAGATACCGAAGACCATCCATAGAGTGATCATTTTCCTTCACTGGCACCTCAGCGCGGTCGCCTGTAACATCTTCCGGATATCTGTAGTTCGTCAATTCTTGGATAACCTCTTTCAAATGATCGGAAATGAAAATGTTTGGCCTACCGTTGTCACTCTTCACTTTGAACAGAGTGGAGACAGCCCGTATGCCTTCTTTCAAGTGCTTCTGAGCTGCTTTAGCTGGCAAACCATTAGTCAGATACGTTTTAATGTTGCTGGCGTCCTCTGAGTCACACCAAAACATTTTGATCTTCCACTTCTTCATGATCTCCTTGTCTTGAGCCACCCAGCAATCTGAACTGCCGGGGACAAGAATCTCCATCTGAGCCTTGTAGATGGCATCAACAATCCACAACTCTCCGTTGGCGGTCATTGCCCCAACGAGAGTAACCCCGGGGTTGGTAAAGCCCCAGTCTTTGCCCGCCTCAATGTGAACAAAATGTCCGTCTTTGAACTTCTGCTCGCAAAGCGCGTGCGGTACTACATGTATCGATCGGTCAAATTCCTCATAGACCTGTCCAAAAAACACATCGAACCGGGCGAAAATCTCCCGGTCAACATATCGTTTCGGCATGGTTTCAATCATGCGCTGAATATTCTTTTGTAATTCTGGCAGCGGATTGTCTTTACTCGTCCAGTAAAAATTGCACCATTCAGGATCATTACGATATTCGTCCAGTTGCCCGCCTGCCTGCGTATGCTGCCCATTCAATACGATGTCATGATAAAACCAGTTCATCCCCTCTGGCGTAGTCGTCCAAACACTCCAACCGCCTTTATCAGCGAGAGCATAAGAGAGGTATCCGCTCCAAGTCTGCTCCTTCATCTTGGAAGCCTCATCAAGCCACACACCATCCAGCCCTTTACCAACTAGCGTCTTCGGATTGTCGGCAGATTTAAACTGAATGAGGATGTACCCTTTCAGCCACACTCGATTCTTAGACAAGTCCCAACTCTCGATCATTTCCTCAGGAATGACCGCTGCCAGCTCTTCCTGCTGAATCTCTGACATGGAATAGGTCGGAGATACACACCAGTATTCAAGCCTTGGCTTTGGCTTTTTCATAACCTTCAAATTCCGAGGGGGCTTATATGGTAAACCCTTGTCTGCCTCAAAGTCTGCTAGGATGTTATCGAAAAACTTTCGGGCTCCCACGTTCGTTTTGCCACCGCGTCGCCCGCAGTTCATAACCACGTTCCGGACATCACATTCCATGACTTCGATTTGCTTGCGATGCGGTGTCCATCCCTCAAATGGATCAAGATCAAGTGCCAGATTTGTCACGCGACCACCTCCGCACAATGATCTCCTTCTCAGTACCACCGCCATTACTCAACAGTTGCGCTTTCAGTTGAATAGCCTTCAATTTTTTGTCTTGGACCCTGGTCAGTGCTTCTTCAAGCGATAGGATATCTTCAATCGTTCGATACTCAGTCTCTTCGATTTCAGTAGTAACCAACTCATTACGAGACAGCACGACCGTCTTGGATTGCCCAGACTTTTCATCATGAACCTGTACAGGCTCTTTTATAGCGACTCTCTCTTGAAGGACCCGACGTTGCTTCTCAGTCAGCCCTTCCTTCAAGTCACGAATGCGGATCATCATTTCACGTTCACGCCATGTAAACAAACGGATCTCTTCGTCCGCCTGCTGCACTGGATCAAGGTTGATCCTATCAAATATCTCTACTTGCTCTGGAGTCAAGGCGTCCATCCAAATCGACTGGTATTCGCCCGTCTTGACTGCGTTGGTATTATGCTGTGGTGCACCGCCTCCAGCACCGTGGAAACGGCACACATCCCAGCCCGGCTTAGCCCAGTTTTTGCATTGCTCATGTCGTTGTTTGCTTCTTGCCTTGCATCTTTGTTTGTCCGGATTTCTTGCCATCTACATGACCACCACCTCACCACTTCATGGGGTTGTTTTCAAAAAGAAAAGAGCGCCCGATTTGGACACTCACTTATAATCATGATATTGTCTCAAAAAGACTCCAAATTCAGACATGAACGATTCTAAATATCCCCTCATCTGTTTGAAATGGTTATCATATTCTTTGTCGCGCTCTTCCTGATGATTAGAAAGCCAATCAGGATCCATCTCGAGTATGAATTGATACCATATTTCGGCCACCATAAGATAAGAATCAACAGCCTCCTGAGCTTCTACACTAATGGCAGCAGCCTTATAAAGTAAATCATGTTTATCCATAGTCAAATGGTTCAATATTAAAACTATAGAGTGATACTGACGCTCTACCATGCAGTTGACTAAAAGATTGAATGCATCTACGAGTTTCTCCTGTACATACTTTCCATCCCTGTATCTTAAAGAGAATGAGTTGAGAAATTCCCTTCTATGCTGGTCTTTTATCGTCATCCTCACCCCAATAAGAGTAATTGCTCCACCAATAATTGATCCTAAAAAACCAACCCCTGCTATAAGAAGATCTCTTTTGATATCGATAAAAGCATCAATGACAGCCAAGGTCATTGTTCCAACAATAACAATCATAGAGCCAAGTCCAAAATAAGCTTTAAATTTATCTATAGTATCTGCTCTCATTGCCTGATCCCTCCAACAGTAAATTTCAACAATGAGAGACAATATCCTACAAATATTTTAGAAATCGTCCTTCTGCAGCTCAATGTCCAACTCTATCAGCTTTTTCAGGTCATCTACTGTTTTGATCTCGATGTGGCCTAATTGGAAGTCCTTAACCCACTTTGCAATAGCTGCTTTCACGACTTTTCGATACTGCTCTTTTGATTCAAGAATACTCTCCATTACTCCGATCTCATACTGAAGAAGAAGATCGCCATCAGAAACACAGGAACGTTTGTTTGTATTTTTCATTGTGACACCCTCGGCTTTCCTGTAAAATGGAAGACGAGATAGCGAGTGAAGACAACTGCGGCCGCAGGTATCGCTATCTCAGCCGGGGTGACCCGGGTGATCAGGGGGACGTTAACGCGTCTCCCTCTTTATTTTGGGTAAGGTTTATGCAAAGCTAGAAGCTTTTTACGAATTTTCTTGTTCAATGGCATGAGGTATTTATGTTTTCCTTGTGTTGTGTAATTTTCAGCATGGGAATCAATATTCTTTCTGATCCACTCCAATCGTTGGCTTCCCTTCCCATACCTCGAATGAATTGATTTCCCATGAGTCTTTTTCCCATGGATGATGAAATAATGTTCACCACCCGTTTTGCCTTCATAAATCCAATTGGTTGCCTGATAAATCCCGCCATGATGATTCTGTTCAACATCGGCATAGCTCACAATCAATTGGACATTGGGTGACTGCTCTTTCAAGAATTTGATTGCCTTAGCCAATATCTCTGAGACAAACGATTTGTGAGTGGTAAGAGCTACTCTTGTGAGTTCACAACACTCTTTCTGATTCAGACCATAAGGTGAACCAATTCTGCTATTGGCCCCACGACTAAAAATAACAACTCCGATGAACTTACCATCTTCCCAAGCCCCTATTTTCACTGACTTGCCAGCAGGCAAGCTTTTGCTATAGTGGAAATTCTCACAAGCAAACTTTGCAGCCTCATGTGTCGCCCAATCGACTTTCAAATCAGTCATGCTCGAATTCCTCCCCGCAATGCGGGCAAATCACCAACTTGGAACTCAATACTCCCAGATCTCCTTGGTCCTCTACTGTTCCAGCTTCGAAATTCGGTATCTCGATCTCTCCCACCATTTGCTTGAGGTCTACATCATCAAAGCCCGATAAGGCAATGTCTACCCCTACCTGCTGCAATTCAACAAGCAATCGCGTGAGAGCGTCTGTGTCCCAATCACCGCTGATCTTGTTCAATGCAACATTCAAAACCTTCTCTTGGATTTCATCCAAGGACACAACAGAAACCTCTATTTCAGTAGTTCCTTGCTCTACAAGGATTTTAAAGCGTTGATGCCCGCCGACGAGATTACCTGTTTGTTCATTCCAAACCAGTGGCTCGACGTATCCAAACTCTTGAATGGATCGTTTCAGCTTCTCATATTCGATGTCGCCCGGTTGCAAATCTATTCTTGGGTTATACGGGGCTGGATTGATTTTAGAGACTGGTATTTTCCGTATGTCCATGCTGTTCAGCTCCTTCGTGGCGATAAAGTAAGAATAAAGAATATTGCCAGTCCTTAAATTGCTGCATGCCTTGATGTTGTTGGGCTGACAATGTTTTTTCCCGGTGAAACGAAACAGCTACTATTCAAACGGAAAAGTATATGTTTTCTTTCACCGCAAATAATGAGGTTGACGCTTAGAGCCTCATGCATTAGCTGGCTGTTGGCTTCTGGCGACCCCCTAGTCCAAATTGGGGTCTTCGCCTGCCTCTGTGATCTCCTGGCTGAATAGGTGCAGGAGCCACGCCTCTGCTGTCTTCCCGTTGAGAGAATACAGGGGGTTAATAGCTAATGCTGACCGTCCATCCAAGTCAGTTCGGCGCATGATGTGTAGCTCAATGAATGTCTTCACAATCTTGCGTGCTGTTGGATAGGAACAGTCTGCGATGCGGGCAAGGTCTTTGACGGTAAGCGGCGTCCCCTTTTGCCCGCGCTCATTGTCGCCTTGCAGGAGGTTAGTTCCCTCGCTGGCATAAGGTGCGATCTTCAACAAAAAACCAGCCTCAGCGAGTGACAGCTTTCTAAGCCGTCGCTTTGCCTTTTGGCTGGCTTTGATCTTCACGAATTTTGAGCTGCGACCTACTGGACGAAAAACTTTTACAATCTCGTCCGACCGGCGCAGCACTTCCTCCGTGTAGTATATTTCTCCTGTCACTGAGTCGACATACTGACGCACTACATTTCACCCACCTCCATGAAAAAAGCACCACGTGGGTGCTTTTAAATTGCCTCATCATCGGCCTGTTCTTCTAAATCAATCCCGAAAATGACTGAAATCCAGTTATTAACTGTATCTACATAATCTTCTTCATCCAAAGTCAATTGAAGGTGATCCGTCATCACATTTAACCACTCTGCATATTCACCCATTGTTAATCTTGCTACATTGTCAATCTCTACTTTTTTGCAATAAGAGAAATGCGTAGTCAATTTTCCAACCTGATCTCCGCTATTACCTTCTAACGAGAGAATAGCAGCACCTGGTGCATAAGAAATTTCCTTTTCGCAAACTGGACAATTGCATACCTTGTTTAAATATTCAGGCCGTGAGAATCCTTGTCTCTCAATTATAGTTGAGGCTTCGATTGTTCTGATTCTATGCCGTAAATTTGAAATATAAAAATAATGAGCAGGGCCGCCACCTTCATTTTTCCCATTTTTATGCAACTGGTAGTGGACGCCATGCGTTATTGACCCTAACCCATGATACATCATCATTATTTGAGCCGTTCCACCATACATCGATAGTACATGTTTTGATGCAGACAACTGAAGATAAAATTCTTTGAGATTCTCCAACTCATCATCGTTAGCAGCGGTCTCATCAAAATTATCAATCCACACGGCAACTGCTTTACATTCTACCTCTTTCAAAGCGTCAGCTATTTTTTCTAACCTACTTGGACGATTAAGAAGTTCATTGGATAAATAGAGGTAAGCAATTACTGGTAGCCCAGTTTTATTCACTTTTAACATCGTCTTAATAATTTGCAAATGAAATTGAATTGAACCAGAGAAGTTTTCTTCACCAATTAACATATAAGGGCAAAGAATAGCAAGTGGTAATAAAGAAGTGCCGTCACTTTTTTTAAGTGATGTTTGGATTTCGATATTTGCCTTGCAAAAATCAATTAGTTGTAATGCATCGAAGTTTGACGGTTCCGCCTTTTTAATGCCAAACGTAGTTTTAATCTCATCTGGCATGAGTTGAGCCATCTCATGAAGCCATGCACGTGGCTTTTTTTGTTTAAGGTGATACTTCCGAGGAAAAAAATAACGGTAAGTCTCTGGATCAATCAAAAATGGTTTTCCATTTGCCTCAATAGTACTCCCTAGGCTGTTTCTCATTTTTAAGGCATAAGGCTGACTAACCATTAGCGCTTCTGCATTCTGTAAAGCATAGGCTGCAGAAGACATCTCATTTGAAGCGGCCACACGGATAAAATGTTTTGGTAAGGAAACCATCGTCATCAAGAATAACCTCCATTTCTGGATTTAAATTCTCGATTATGCCTTTCTTCACATCCTCTACAAGAATGCTGCTTTTTTGTGCTTCAAAGACTTCAACTGCTTTCCCATTAATGGACAACAGACCAATTCCAACATTCTCAAAATAATCGCAATGATCTAGAGCCCTATGAACATACTGCTCAGGCATCCCAACATATACATAATCTGCAGCAATTGGATAAACTTTGGCCTGTTTATATGCCTTCTTCCAATCAGTCAGTTTTAACTCAATTGCTACGGTTACATTCGTAGCCTCATTCACAAGGAAAATATCAATCCACCGCGAACTAAGTTGAACTTCCGCAAATGCTCGGTAGCCCATTTTTGAGTATGTTTTTACAAGAGGCGCAATCAAATCTGTCTCTTTCATAGTCATATCGCCCTATCCACAAAAAATAAGCAGGTATTTGGCACCAATCGAGTTAGTTAATATTTCCAACTAACCCATCAATATCCCTGCTTTAGTTTTTTAAACACCTGACTTATTTTGCCAAACATTCTCAAGTTTGTCACTAGGGGTATTTTGTAGTTTCTTGTAGATTATATTCTTCGCTACTTTTTACAACAGTATTTAGCTCACCGAACAGGGAGCGAGTTGCCTGAGCCTTACCTCGCAAATATGTACCTGTCTGCTGGGCGCACAAAAGAAAAAGCACCGCTTGAGTGCTATGGAGAAACTTTTTGATTGTAAACCTCAAGAATACTCCAAAGTCCATAGGCAAAGAAAGCATAGAGACTTAAAAGTATAACGAGGACCAAGCCTAACATGAATACCTTCCCTCTTAACTTTATAAACCAAGCGATAACAGAAAAAATTAGAAGCGGCCCCAAAACATACATAGCCAATACTTCAAATATTGCAGAAGCTCCAGCATGCATTAAATTACGCATACCTTCAAAAAAATTTTGTTCAGACAATTGCATTCCCTCCCTATTCCATTTTGAGGTAATCACAGGAGGTTGTCTATATCAAAAGCCCCACTTCCTTCGGCAGGGGTCTCCGATGCTAACCAATCCTTACCTGCTGCGGTCACATGCTAAGGAGGTGCAAGATTGTGAAACCTTCACCAATTGTGTTTGATTTTGCAAAAAAAGCACCTCATTAGGTGCTTATTTTTTTCGCCTCGAATTTCAATTGGTTTTCATTAAGAACATACATTATAATTTGCCTCATTTCATCCCGAGTTACATAAATTCCAATTGATTCGGCATACTCTTCGATTTCTTCTGTCGTAAACGTACCGTTCTGATTTTTCTCCGTGATAAATCTACGCATTTTATTTAACTCTCTTGCAGACAATTTGCCAATTCCTCTATCACCACGAAATGCGTATGGTACATCTTTGATAGATAATAATTTTAACATTTTTTCCTCTAAAGCATCGAAACGAGTCACAAGATACTTGTCCGCATCGGATACATCAACGCTTTGGATGATACTTTCGCTTTGTATAGCTCTG is from Brevibacillus brevis and encodes:
- a CDS encoding ribosomal-processing cysteine protease Prp, yielding MIKIQAFLDNGEMKIHAIGHANYAEHGKDIVCAGVSTIMQTALLGIQAIAQQYPDYVSLEIQNLEGEGTK
- a CDS encoding minor capsid protein codes for the protein MSREERYQEEMEARIEKHGVKLKKLFSKANKSIVQEITDLHARFAESGEELVSLIYNAARLDLIMTSIKTILHTLRMEEEQQLRIKWAEEYKLSLFHHLYFIEQDAQVEVRLPQINTGMVLAALERPWKGRHFSIRIRMRTDLLAAAMEDVITQGATQGWGVTRTAKEITKRTSESWSSAQRLARTELNRAAAQGQTMAYQANSDIVSEKEFCATLDKWTSSECRKLDGKRYPLDYDTADNPGREGERIPNHPNCRSYWRPVLKSKVLEKLERERSYRIDQERGYTSARTYEEWRREKGISV
- a CDS encoding phage portal protein, whose translation is MQTMLLEEFYEENKANNSWRWVSDLIKKHQTKDYSLMRRYVDGDQDILYKQEEKGKPNNKIVLNFARKIIDFGTSYIASNPIRYSANEAGTDVEEYVKKLQAVLMANDEESLSYDIIEDGSIDGEVFEYYYFDEDGQICIAEFKADECIAVYDTTVKAKLIAVIRYYTMTDVSRNTKTMLVEVYDENEITYLRQEGTAFVLDMSREQNPVSHNITVRVKDQDGKFQQKPVVPWTHYVNRRRKHQQNRDDGMVEGMGDLSDLKHLMDAINKAVTGKVDVQEYFKNPKVLFEDLDLDDLILYDSEGSLITDVEKKKQYLAKMWSTSQILVGGKAVPITWDLQDQHEENTINRLIESLLDQTGTPHLRPDQVGTAPSGIALKIIFYHADIKAGIKMRQYGKGFRNRIRILTGMLNRKHKKQWDYQAVDVKFSKNMPVNLVEMVEIVTKLVGQLSHEERLALLPFVDDPRASREKLLKEQDEEAERRMRILDPDALEDKEPTDNDAPPDDENSPDGDAA
- a CDS encoding terminase large subunit domain-containing protein, with the protein product MTNLALDLDPFEGWTPHRKQIEVMECDVRNVVMNCGRRGGKTNVGARKFFDNILADFEADKGLPYKPPRNLKVMKKPKPRLEYWCVSPTYSMSEIQQEELAAVIPEEMIESWDLSKNRVWLKGYILIQFKSADNPKTLVGKGLDGVWLDEASKMKEQTWSGYLSYALADKGGWSVWTTTPEGMNWFYHDIVLNGQHTQAGGQLDEYRNDPEWCNFYWTSKDNPLPELQKNIQRMIETMPKRYVDREIFARFDVFFGQVYEEFDRSIHVVPHALCEQKFKDGHFVHIEAGKDWGFTNPGVTLVGAMTANGELWIVDAIYKAQMEILVPGSSDCWVAQDKEIMKKWKIKMFWCDSEDASNIKTYLTNGLPAKAAQKHLKEGIRAVSTLFKVKSDNGRPNIFISDHLKEVIQELTNYRYPEDVTGDRAEVPVKENDHSMDGLRYLVWNSKVFHQLLISRFKVIPWKVA
- a CDS encoding ParB N-terminal domain-containing protein; translation: MDIRKIPVSKINPAPYNPRIDLQPGDIEYEKLKRSIQEFGYVEPLVWNEQTGNLVGGHQRFKILVEQGTTEIEVSVVSLDEIQEKVLNVALNKISGDWDTDALTRLLVELQQVGVDIALSGFDDVDLKQMVGEIEIPNFEAGTVEDQGDLGVLSSKLVICPHCGEEFEHD